One window of the Candidatus Chryseobacterium colombiense genome contains the following:
- a CDS encoding M1 family metallopeptidase, which produces MKQFLSGLLMIVTLQQLSAQELYMPRNIKKAYENGTRNMSGAPGKNYWQNKGIYNVEVKVDGATKIVSGKETIVYSNNSPNDLNELAIRFVNNLHKPQSPRSGFVSKDFLSSGLKIKSFIINGQNYDINSDDWGTVEKVKLNSVLKSKSKAEIKIEWEYPLSVQSGREGQIDPETFYVAYSFPRVSVYDDYNGWDMLPHSDRQEFYNDFNDYSFAITAPKNYVVWATGDFLNPEAVLQPEYLKKYKASLKSDKVVNIAGEQEMKAGKVTKQNKWNVWKFKANHITDFCFALSKHYNWDAASVQLKTKRVSVQAGYKSGAKDFEHYVDWMRYNLDWFSKNWPGVEYPYNAMTAIQGYADMEYPMMINDTSIPDDLQDARLTADHEIAHTYFPFYMGINETRYAYMDEGWATTLEYLIGIDENGEAAAQEFYKNFRVKRWINDPSSEEDQPIITMSTQVSGAGYGNNSYVKASLSYLALKDYLGDDLFKKALHHYMDNWNGKHPIPWDYFNSMNTGSGKNLNWFFNNWFYTNNYIDLKVGTTAQQNNLLSVSVDNVGGFAIPFDAKINYEDGASESLHFSPSVWEKDQKKTVLTIPIKKKVKSIHLDGGLFMDYTPENNSKNL; this is translated from the coding sequence TGTCTGCTCAGGAACTTTATATGCCGAGAAACATCAAAAAGGCGTATGAGAACGGAACCAGAAATATGTCGGGAGCACCAGGAAAAAACTATTGGCAGAATAAAGGGATTTATAATGTTGAGGTAAAAGTAGATGGCGCAACGAAAATTGTTTCCGGAAAAGAAACCATTGTTTACAGCAATAACAGTCCGAATGATCTTAATGAATTGGCAATAAGATTTGTAAATAACTTACACAAACCCCAGTCGCCGAGATCAGGATTCGTTTCCAAAGACTTTCTATCATCAGGTTTGAAAATCAAATCATTTATTATAAATGGCCAAAACTATGATATTAACAGCGATGATTGGGGAACAGTAGAAAAAGTGAAACTGAATTCTGTTTTAAAGTCGAAGTCAAAAGCAGAGATAAAAATAGAGTGGGAGTACCCTCTCTCTGTTCAGAGTGGAAGAGAAGGACAGATTGATCCTGAAACATTTTATGTAGCCTATTCTTTCCCTAGAGTTTCCGTATATGACGATTACAATGGATGGGATATGCTTCCGCATTCGGACAGACAGGAATTTTATAACGACTTTAATGACTATTCTTTTGCGATTACGGCTCCCAAGAATTATGTAGTATGGGCAACAGGAGATTTCCTGAATCCTGAAGCTGTTCTTCAGCCGGAATACCTTAAAAAATATAAAGCTTCTTTAAAAAGCGATAAGGTAGTAAATATTGCGGGTGAACAGGAAATGAAGGCTGGAAAAGTAACCAAACAGAATAAGTGGAATGTATGGAAATTTAAAGCCAATCATATCACAGACTTTTGTTTTGCCTTGAGTAAACACTATAACTGGGATGCAGCAAGTGTGCAGCTGAAAACAAAACGAGTGAGCGTTCAGGCAGGATATAAAAGCGGAGCTAAAGATTTTGAGCATTATGTAGACTGGATGAGATATAATCTGGATTGGTTCTCAAAAAACTGGCCGGGTGTGGAATATCCTTATAATGCAATGACCGCTATTCAGGGATATGCAGACATGGAATATCCTATGATGATTAATGATACAAGTATTCCCGATGATCTTCAGGATGCGAGATTAACAGCAGATCATGAAATTGCACATACCTATTTCCCTTTTTACATGGGAATCAATGAAACGCGTTATGCCTATATGGATGAAGGTTGGGCAACCACTTTGGAATATCTGATCGGGATTGACGAAAACGGCGAAGCTGCAGCACAGGAATTTTACAAAAATTTCCGTGTAAAAAGATGGATCAATGACCCTTCCTCGGAAGAAGATCAGCCTATTATTACGATGAGTACACAGGTAAGCGGAGCTGGTTACGGAAACAATTCTTATGTAAAAGCTTCCTTGTCTTATCTGGCTTTGAAAGATTATTTGGGAGATGATTTATTTAAAAAAGCACTTCATCATTATATGGACAACTGGAATGGAAAACATCCGATTCCATGGGATTATTTTAACTCGATGAATACAGGTTCCGGTAAAAATCTGAACTGGTTTTTTAATAACTGGTTCTATACCAACAATTATATAGATTTAAAAGTGGGAACTACAGCACAGCAAAATAATCTGCTTTCTGTGAGTGTAGATAATGTGGGCGGTTTTGCCATACCTTTTGATGCTAAAATTAATTATGAAGATGGAGCGTCAGAAAGCCTTCACTTTTCTCCTTCTGTTTGGGAAAAAGATCAGAAAAAGACGGTTCTTACGATTCCTATAAAGAAAAAAGTAAAATCGATACACTTAGACGGAGGTCTTTTTATGGATTATACACCAGAAAACAATTCAAAGAATTTATAA